CGTCGTTCAGAGTGGTGACCGTCTTTAATTGCATTTACACCTACCCACCAAAACGCTGAAATGAACAAACCAGAATTGGAACTCCTTCCCCTCTTTCCTTTACTTCTCACACTTCAAGGGCAAAGAAATGAacagctcttcttcttcttcttcttcttcttctgctgctgctgctgtttTTCTCGCACGCTCTCGGCATGTGATGTTCCCGTTTCTTCATTAGTGGAATCCAGGTTTTGAGGTTACTGTGATGGAAGCCAAGTCCGTGGCACTGcaatttcttctccttctgCTCTCTATGCTCGCTGTTGCTACTCGTGGACTCGCTTCCAGTGCGGTGAGTGTGTTACTTCATGTTTGGTCAATCTCAAGAAATAATAGTAACtgaagttttccttttatagtTCTTTCCTGAGAAATGTTTTATGTTGTGAACCGATTTGTGGAAGCTTTGTCTTGCTTGCAGACACTGAACGAGACTTGCGGATACTTCGATGGTTCTCTCAGTAGAGATACAAAAGGTACGAGTTCTTCTATTGCTTACATAACCATGATAGTTgctattttagaaattattattattattgtcgttgctataattattgttattattattgtactcTCTCTGATTCAAAAGCATGGATGCTTGAGGTTTTCCCCAATGCTTATGAAGAGTCATTGAATACCTCCGACTCTGGAGGAACATCACTAAATTATCTCAGTTTCACTGGTAATATTTTCTGTTATATTTAGTGGATATCCTAAAAGACAAGGTCagcattgaaaataaattgttttcttgACCTTGAAAAGTCAAAGGTGTTAAACAAATACATACTTTTGGTTGCAATTTTGTTCACTCAGTTACTAGCTGAATAGCAGTTTACATGATTAATTTGCTGTTAGCACCCAAGTAAAACTAACAAGCTAACTAATACACAGGCTAATTACAACTAATTATACCTAATTGGCAGGTTTCCTCTCATCAGTGAGTTTGCATCTGCATGCATCTCATCATgctcatcaattttataaaactcatGGATCATTGATAGGAAGGGGGTAACATGATCATAACTTAGGGATGGTGTAATATCTCTTAAAAATGCACAATTATATTTAGATGTTGGTGATGCAGTGTCAGTGCTGGTCGCTAACAGCTATGAATAGAATGAGCGATGGTTTCTATATGCATTTTGGGAACCCTAAGCACAAATGGGATGTACATCTAATTTTTGAATTGGGTTACAATAGACAACCTGAACAGTCcactcacacacacaaacacatatttCCCGAGTTGGGTAACAAAATTCGAGCCCATCTAACATTCAAGATTAACACGGGCAATGGTCTGCTGTTTCTGCAAGCAAACTTGTGAGCATTTAACGATCCGCAGATTCTCTGTTCTGCCATGTGAATTTGGTTAATGGTGCCCCCAAAGTTGCATGCTTGTGCACGTTTACTGATTTTGACAACATTGATGCTCACATCCTATTATCTACATGAATGGGATAAGAATTATTGTGAACAATTCATAATACTTAATATTCATGATTTGATATATTCTATATAAATTCTAATACATTACATCTGATGATGCTTAAAGTCACATTTGGATGGTgagttttgttatttgtttggATAGACTTTGAATAGTAATGCTTgagttttcaaatattatattatttcctCTCCTTCTGCAGTACCTTGCCCTATTGGTTGGGTTATGGACCCTAACAAGACCAAGTGCTTTCTTCATGTTGGGAGGCCTCAATCTTGGAATGACTCTGAAATCTGTTGTAGTAAGTATGGTGGACATTTAGCTTCATTGGCATCACTTCAGGAGCTACAATTTGCTCAGAGCCTCTGTGGTGAATCTGTGAATAGTTGCTGGATTGGTGGACAAAGACACAACACTACAACTAGTTATCAGTGGATGTGGTCTGACAATTCACCAGGGAATAGCTCCATATTTCCATTGGAAAATGTTCCGCCCCATTGTAATGGAACTGGATTATCCTGTCATAGAAACAATACAGATAATCTGTGCACGGTAATGACTAATAATTCAAACTCTCTCGTGAGTGAGAGATGCGATAATCCTCACTCTTCTCTGTGTATACTTGATATAGGTATGTTCTCGTTGTATATCACCACCAATTCTCATTTTACATTCATTAGAGATtcagtaataatattttcaaatcttttttattcCCTTACCCAAAAAGTCTCTTGCTATTAAAAAGTATGTTAAATAGGTGCattgtttaatgaatttttaaatcatcattTCTGACTAAACCGTTTAcccattttcttttatcatagaTGCAGCGTGTAACCGGATGCACTGCCATAGGGATTATTACCTTATCATCCTCATAGTAGTGAGTGCATTGATACTCTCCACAACATTAGCAGTGGTAGTTTGGCTTCTTGTATATAAGCGGGGCAAGAAAAGAAGGCGGTCTAGAAAAATATCTGTTCCAGGAGCTTCTCTTCCATCATGGAAAGTCTTCACCAAAGAGGAATTAAGGTCAATTacgaagaatttcagtgaaggtAATCGTCTTGTTGGTGATACCAAGACTGGTGGTACATACAGTGGGGTTTTATCAGATGGTTCGAGGGTTGCAGTTAAGAGATTAAAGAGGACAAGCTTTCAGAGGAAAAAGGAGTTTTATTCTGAAATTAGCAGGGTTGCTAGGCTTCGATATCCCAATCTGGTTGCTGTGATGGGATGCTGCTATGATCACGGTGATCGCTACATTGTTTATGAATTTGTAGCTAATGGTCCCTTAGATAAATGGCTGCATCACATACCTAGGGGAGGTCGTAGCTTAGATTGGGCTATGAGGATGAAAATTGCTACAACGCTTGCTCAAGGAATTGCGTATGttcaaaatatactttttattttgctAACTTACTACATTTTATCTACAATTTTTCGCACTCCTTGTTCATGTGCATATTTcactcaaattaacaaaaaatttctTATGATACAATTTTTTTGCTATAAATGTGGGCATTTTGGTTATTCTGTTGTATTTGTGTGCATTCTTTGTAATATGCACGGTATTATGACTTTTAAGATTCTAAATTTCACAAGggaacatttaatttaatacttgGATTGTGTCTGGTGCATGGacaaattgaaatgaaatgatttttctttacatTCTGTTTTCTTTGATGTTCCACCCTTTTAATTGGAACCTGAgtgtttcatttttaaactgtccttttcaattctttctttacaaTGTAGCAACAATAGAATAGAACTCGAGATATGTTTTGTTCCATTCTACCATGTCTAAATGTCACTGGTCTCATTGATTATTAAATTGAGTGAAGAACTTTCATGTTCTAGATTTCCCTGTCTCTAAAGTCCTACAGCCATCCTgttcttgaatattatttttgcaTGAGAATAATATTCTCTTCATTCTGTTTTTCGGTTTGGAAGATAGGGATTGCCATTTGACCAAGTAAATATTACAAAGGATGGTGGAgtgaatgaattaaaatatgctCTGCTGGTGTACTTGGCTCAAAACTTCACGTGGACGGTGGAGTTTCAGAGTAAATGTCCCAGGATCCCACAATGCTATTTCTGACATTAGATGATCATAGAGGAAGATAGAGATATAGAGCTAATTATCTTAGCCCATGGTTGTTTGTGTTGGATCCACTAATCTTGCATTGCATCTGTCTTATATTATGTCCTCATCTCACTAGTTATCATTAGAGGATCCTGATCCATCTAGAAAAGAGGAAATaattaatgtgtttttttaattgctGGTTAGGTTTCAGTTTTCGTTTGCGTTATGGGCTATCTACAGTTTCTTTGTCCAGCACTAGCACAGTaaaattgagatttttgaagatgttttaaatattatcttcttttctaatgtttatttattatattatataaaaatttacatttccCGAGCCTTGTAAAATCATTTATGAAAGATTTCAGTCCTTTAGCATCAAATCTTCAAGACTTTTTCCTGGTTAGTTATATAACGTTGCTTCATTTCATTGTTGCTGTCCTATTGGTCCAGTGTAGTAGATTATGTTTTCCTTAGGGTATGTTTGTTTACCTTCATTATGCAAACTCATCAATGCCTTGTGTGCTTTATAGGAGAATATAACATAGAAACCCGATGGCTTTTAAGTGTCTAAATATGCAATGTCAGTTAGCTTGTAAAATCATGCCAAGGGTAAATAAGCCGTTATCTACCTATCAAGAAGAAAGGGTGGTGGGAAGGGATGAAGAAAGAGAGGAGGAAATAATTTGAAACACATGGCAGGGGAACCATATGCATGTTTGTTGAGTTTTTTCATAACGGTAATTATAATTCCATTCACTGTACAAAACTATTCCTCTTGAGTTTGTTCCAAACTTGATTTGCCAaccaaaagtaaataaataaattaaatattccaTACTCTGCAGTATTTTGAACTTAAATGGATAGATTGATTAATGTATAATTGCGGCCTACGTCTCTATTTCAACAGGTTTCTGCATGACAAGGTTAAGCCACAAGTTGTGCATCGAGATATACGTGCAAGTAATGTACTCCTGGATGAGGAGTTTGGAGCACGTCTGATGGGTGTTGGTCTGTCCAAGATTGTGCCGTACGAAGTAATGCATGAGAGAACTGTCATGGCAGGTGGAACTTACGGATATCTTGCTCCAGAGTTTGTGTATAGGAACGAGTTTACAACAAAGAGTGACGTATATAGTTTTGGCGTCCTACTACTTGAAATAGTAAGCGGACGTAGACCTACACAGGCAGTTGATTCCGTTGGTTGGCAGAGTATCTTTGAGTGGGCAACACCTCTTGTGCAAGTTCATCGCTACCATGAACTCTTGGATCCTCATATAACTTCATCCTCTTCTAGCATTATCCCAGAGGCTAGTACCATCCAAAAGGTGGTTGACCTTGTTTATTCCTGCACGCAGCATGTTCCTTCTATGCGCCCTAGAATGTCTCATGTTGTTCACCAGCTGCAACAGATTGCCCAACCACCTACAAAGTAAAAGCTAATCTTGACCTCAATTCAGATAGTTTTTTGCTAATACATGTAACAGATATTTATGTACTTTAACTTCCCCTTCTTTGGGATCGAAATTAGCTTTAAGTGGGAACTAGGGTTAGAAGAGGCAAATTGTGCGAAACTATCTGAATTTTTATACACGCAGGTGTAATTGTACTATTAATGGAACTGTACTattgaagaattgttttttaGTATAGAAGTGATTCTTCAACAAGAGATTAATTTCGTTTAGtactaaatttatttgattcattgtcaaaggaaggaaaagaaagaaaaatagaggaaTTAACATGATGTGTttgttgaaaagagaaaaatgagaagaaataaattaaaatattgtacaaCTCACTACTATTTGTTTATTATCTCTACTTATTTTTCATCTCATCTCTGTTTTATTTGTCTATCGTAATGTCATAACAGGCATGGGTATTAGTGTTCTGTTTGATTGAGTGGAAAGAGTGAACGATGCTAAATGAGATCATTCATGTTGTGTTTCTATTAAAAAAGCGATTTTCAAAGTTAGTATCctatataattaag
This DNA window, taken from Vigna radiata var. radiata cultivar VC1973A chromosome 5, Vradiata_ver6, whole genome shotgun sequence, encodes the following:
- the LOC106762676 gene encoding C-type lectin receptor-like tyrosine-protein kinase At1g52310 isoform X1, translating into MEAKSVALQFLLLLLSMLAVATRGLASSATLNETCGYFDGSLSRDTKVPCPIGWVMDPNKTKCFLHVGRPQSWNDSEICCSKYGGHLASLASLQELQFAQSLCGESVNSCWIGGQRHNTTTSYQWMWSDNSPGNSSIFPLENVPPHCNGTGLSCHRNNTDNLCTVMTNNSNSLVSERCDNPHSSLCILDIDAACNRMHCHRDYYLIILIVVSALILSTTLAVVVWLLVYKRGKKRRRSRKISVPGASLPSWKVFTKEELRSITKNFSEGNRLVGDTKTGGTYSGVLSDGSRVAVKRLKRTSFQRKKEFYSEISRVARLRYPNLVAVMGCCYDHGDRYIVYEFVANGPLDKWLHHIPRGGRSLDWAMRMKIATTLAQGIAFLHDKVKPQVVHRDIRASNVLLDEEFGARLMGVGLSKIVPYEVMHERTVMAGGTYGYLAPEFVYRNEFTTKSDVYSFGVLLLEIVSGRRPTQAVDSVGWQSIFEWATPLVQVHRYHELLDPHITSSSSSIIPEASTIQKVVDLVYSCTQHVPSMRPRMSHVVHQLQQIAQPPTK
- the LOC106762676 gene encoding C-type lectin receptor-like tyrosine-protein kinase At1g52310 isoform X3 produces the protein MDPNKTKCFLHVGRPQSWNDSEICCSKYGGHLASLASLQELQFAQSLCGESVNSCWIGGQRHNTTTSYQWMWSDNSPGNSSIFPLENVPPHCNGTGLSCHRNNTDNLCTVMTNNSNSLVSERCDNPHSSLCILDIDAACNRMHCHRDYYLIILIVVSALILSTTLAVVVWLLVYKRGKKRRRSRKISVPGASLPSWKVFTKEELRSITKNFSEGNRLVGDTKTGGTYSGVLSDGSRVAVKRLKRTSFQRKKEFYSEISRVARLRYPNLVAVMGCCYDHGDRYIVYEFVANGPLDKWLHHIPRGGRSLDWAMRMKIATTLAQGIAFLHDKVKPQVVHRDIRASNVLLDEEFGARLMGVGLSKIVPYEVMHERTVMAGGTYGYLAPEFVYRNEFTTKSDVYSFGVLLLEIVSGRRPTQAVDSVGWQSIFEWATPLVQVHRYHELLDPHITSSSSSIIPEASTIQKVVDLVYSCTQHVPSMRPRMSHVVHQLQQIAQPPTK
- the LOC106762676 gene encoding C-type lectin receptor-like tyrosine-protein kinase At1g52310 isoform X2, with the translated sequence MFYVVNRFVEALSCLQTLNETCGYFDGSLSRDTKVPCPIGWVMDPNKTKCFLHVGRPQSWNDSEICCSKYGGHLASLASLQELQFAQSLCGESVNSCWIGGQRHNTTTSYQWMWSDNSPGNSSIFPLENVPPHCNGTGLSCHRNNTDNLCTVMTNNSNSLVSERCDNPHSSLCILDIDAACNRMHCHRDYYLIILIVVSALILSTTLAVVVWLLVYKRGKKRRRSRKISVPGASLPSWKVFTKEELRSITKNFSEGNRLVGDTKTGGTYSGVLSDGSRVAVKRLKRTSFQRKKEFYSEISRVARLRYPNLVAVMGCCYDHGDRYIVYEFVANGPLDKWLHHIPRGGRSLDWAMRMKIATTLAQGIAFLHDKVKPQVVHRDIRASNVLLDEEFGARLMGVGLSKIVPYEVMHERTVMAGGTYGYLAPEFVYRNEFTTKSDVYSFGVLLLEIVSGRRPTQAVDSVGWQSIFEWATPLVQVHRYHELLDPHITSSSSSIIPEASTIQKVVDLVYSCTQHVPSMRPRMSHVVHQLQQIAQPPTK